AGGCGGCGATGATGGCCGAATCCGGCCCCTGTCCCGAGGCGTCGGTGATCTTTAAGGCGTAGATCTTGGCGTCCGGGGCCACGCCGCCGATATAGTCCCCCGTATCGCCGACGGTTCCGGCCACGATGCCCGCGCAGGCCGTGCCGTGGCCGTCGGTGTCCATGGGATCGGCCTTGCCCTCGCCGGTGTCGTAGCCGCCGATGACCTTGGCGTTGGAGGCCAGGGGAGCAGCCCCCAGATAGGTGTTCATGTAGTCCACGCCCGTATCGACGATGGCCACGGCCACGCCCTGGCCGGAATACTCAGACCGGGTGGCGCTGGCCCCCATAAGCGGGATGCCCTGGCGCAACTGCGGCTTGTTCATGCGGTCCTGCCGCACGAAGGCCACGGCGTCGTCGGCCAAAAGGCCCTGCAACTGGGCGGCGGTCAGGGTGGCTGCAAAGGCGGGCATATAGTCGAAACGCCGGGTGACGTCCCCGGTGTCGGCAGCCTTTTTGCGGTTTAAAAATCCGTCCAGCACCGCCGCCACCTCGCTACGGCGCGCGGATTTGCCCGCCTCGGAGTCCAGGGCGACTCCCTTTTTCGTGGTGGCCGGTTCGGCCAGCATGACAATAAACCGGGCCGTCTCCTGGCCGTTCTTGAATGCCGCCAGGGCGTTGCCGGAAGAAACCAGTTTTGCGTTCGCCCCGACGGACGCCAGAATACCGGCATCTGTTTCCGCAGCCCTGCCGACTCCGGAAGACAGGGAGACAGACAGCAAAAAGACCACCACGGATAAAACGAGGCAAAAACGCCTGGGGGAATGAACTCTCATGTGCTCTCCTTTTGCTTTCATGAACACGTGGCCCATTGTCTCAAAACACTCGGATAGACATTCCAATTCGTCAAACAAGAGTCGGACACGGGCGAACCTTCCCTTCCCACCCACGCCACTGACGCCGCCGTCCTTACCCCTCGTCTATCATCGCTTGCAGCACGCGTCCATTGCGTAGAGCAACGGCAGGGGATGCGTTTTCATCCCCTTGCACAACGGCAAAAAAAAAGCCAGCGCCCCTGCACCAGCCAACCGTCCATTTCCCCTCCCCGGCTTTCGAAGATGCGCCCCGCCTCAGGGACGCCACGCACCCTGCGCGTGCTCCGCCGTCTCCGCAGGAAGGCCGCAAAGTCCCCTGGCCCACAGCCCGGGGGCGGTTCAGCCCGAGGGCAGATCCCCGGCCGCCGCCGTCTCCAGATAGTGCGAGAGCTCCCCAAGCATGGCCAGAAGCTGCGGGATGAGTTCGCCTGCGACCTGCGCATCCCCCGCCCGGGCGGCCATCTCCACCTGGTAAGACAGCTCCCGAAGCGGTTCGGCATGCATGGTGCCGCACACCCCTTTGAGGGAATGGGCCAGCCGCACAAGCTGCTCCATGTCGCCCTGCTTCGCCGCATCGGCCAGCCGCCGTACCCGTTCCGGGGTCTCCGAGACAAACACGGCCACGACCTCGTCCACAAGCTCCCGGTCATGGTCAAACCGTTCCAGCATTCTGGACAGATTGATCAGGTTCTTCCCTTCATGAATCATATCGGCAGTCCCCCTCCCATATCCCTCCGGTATCCCCGGCAGTCCGGCCATAGCCGGACGGATATCTTTCCATATCGCATATCCTGTGCCCTCGTGTTGCACAAGCAGGGCACGCGGCGCATCACTTAGAAACAAGCAGCAGATCGTAAACCTGGGCGGCGCTCCAGCCGCGCACCCGGGCCGCCACGCGCCGGGCCGTCTCCTTCGGCCGCAGTCCCTCCCGGGCCACCTCGGCCGCCACGCGGCGCACCTCGTCTGCGGGCGTGGGCTGGCCGTCGTCCATGGCCGGTCCCACCACGACCGTGAGTTCCCCCAAGACCTCCGGCGGGGCCGCCGCCAGATCCGACAGCCGCCCGGGCAAAAACTCCTCGAAGGTCTTGGTCATCTCCCGGGCCACCACGCATTCCCGCTCGCCCAGGGCGGAGAAGGCCGCCGCCAGGGTCTTGCCCAGACGGGTTTTGCGCTCGAAAAAGACCAATGTGGCCCCGGTCTGGGCGTGCTTTTCGAAAAGACGGCGGATGTCGGAGGTCTTGCGGGGCAAAAACCCAAGGAAGGTGAAAGGATAGGGCGGCAGTCCGGCGGCGCTCAGGGCTGCGGTCACGGCCGAGGGACCGGGAACCGGGGACACGGCATGCCCCGCCTCGCGGCAGGCCCGCACCAGGCGGTAGCCCGGGTCGGACAGGAGCGGCGTCCCGGCGTCGGACACCAGGGCCAGGGTCAGCCCCTGGGCCAAGAGCCCCAGCACCTGGTCCAGGCGGGCCTGTTCGTTGTGGTCGTGCAGGCTCGAAAAGCCCTTGGCGGCGAGCCCCAGACGCTTGAAGAGAAGCCCCGTGCGCCGGGTGTCCTCGGCCAGCACCACATCCGCCTCGGCCAGCACCCGGGCGGCCCGGGGGGAAAGGTCGGCCACGTCGCCAAGGGGCGTGGCCACCACAAAAAGTCGTCCTGTCGCGTCCGCGTGCACATGCCCTCCCGCATCGGCCCGCTTGCATACCATGCCGCCGTCTGAACGGGAAGCGGGACGCCTGGCCCGTCGGCCTCCTGGCAAGCCTGCGGATTTCATTCAGCCGAGGCCGTTCCCCCTGGGCTTTACCATTCCGCTCTCAGGGACTGTCCGCGCTGCGCAGACATGCACCCCGGCCCCTTCAGAACGTCGAGCCACATGGTTCCCTGAAGGGACTGCCCGCTTCCCCAAAGGCCTCCGGCCCTTGGTTTTCGTGAAAAAAAGATCAAGGCTGACTGATGAGTCTTTCCTGTGTATTTACCGTGCCACTCTGTATTTTTCTTGATTGATGCGCGATGTGCCCGGCCTCTTTGCCACGACAGATACGTGTTTTGAAATTGTAGAATTACTTGTATACATTTATCGAAACCATCGGCATCAGCCAGTTCAGCCAGGATCAGCCATGCGCCGTCCTCCGCCGACATTTTCGATGTGACCGCTTCTTCGAAATGAATATAAATTTTAAGGAGATAGCAGCGCATTTCACCCCATGACGCGCCTGTTGCACCGGTTCACGCTTCGCGTGTGAAACAGGCTCGCGCTCCGGGACGCGGCCCTGGCAAGGGGGAAAGAGGAAGGGCCTCACGCCAGGGAAAGGCCTTCGACTGATTGGGCGGGATGAAAAGCCACGGACATTTGGCGTACGGGCCTTGGCCCCGTTGCGACGGGAACGGGGTCCACGCTGAAGATGTATTTTGAAACGTGCAAGGAGGAAGACATGGCGAAAGTCGGCGTTTACGTGTGCCATTGCGGTTCGAACATCGCCGGGGTCATCGACGTTGAGGCCGTTCGGACCTTTGCCGAGACCCTGCCGGACGTGGCCGTGGCCCGCAAGGAGCTGTTCATGTGTTCGGACTCGGGCCAGGAAATGATCAAGCAGGACATCCGCGACGGCCTGGTGGACAAGGTCGTGGTGGCCGCCTGCACCCCGCGCACCCACGAGCCCATCTTCCGGGGCGCTCTTTCGGCCGGAGGGCTCAACAAATATCTCTTCGAGATGGCCAACATCCGCGACCAGGATTCCTGGGTGCATGCCCAGAATCCCGAGGGCGCAACCCAAAAGGCCAAGAGGCTGGTGGCCAGCGCCGTAGGCAAGGCCGCCAAGCTGCGTCCCCTGGAAGACAAGTACGTGGACGTGACCAAGGCCGCCCTGGTCATCGGCGGCGGCGTGGCCGGCATCTTCTCGGCCCTGGAGCTGGCCAAGATGGGCTTTACGACCTACCTGGTCGAGAAAGAGCCCTCCATCGGCGGGGTCATGGCCATGCTGGACAAGACCTTCCCCACCAACGACTGTTCGGCCTGCATCCTGACCCCGGTCATGGTCGAGGCCGGAAACCATCCCAACCTCGAGCTTCTGACCTATTCCGAGGTCGAGGACGTGGACGGCTACATCGGCAACTTCAACGTGAAGGTCCGCCGCAAGCAGGCCTACGTCGACTGGGCCAAGTGCACCGGCTGCGGGGCCTGCGCCGAAAAGTGCCCCTCGAAAGTGCCCGACGAGTTCAACATGGGCCTGTCCAACCGCAGGGCCGCCTACATCCATTTCCCCCAGGCCGTGCCCAAAAAGGCCGTGGTGGACATGGCCCACTGCAAGAGCTGCGGCGGCCGTGCGATCGGAACCGAGCCCAAGATCAGCGAAAAAACCGGCAAGCCCATCCTGGCCCCCTGCGAAAAGGCCTGCCCGGCCGACGCCATCAACCGCACCCTGAAGTGGGATCCGGCGGGAGAGATCAAGGAGATCAAGGTCGGGACCATCGTGGTGGCCACCGGTTTCCAGGTCATGGACAAGGGCTGGTTCAAGGAGATGGCCCCGGACAACAAAAACGTCATCACGGCGCTGCAGATGGAGCGCCTGATCTCGGCCACCGGCCCCACCGGCGGCAAGCTCCTGCGCCCTTCCGACAACCAAAAGCCCCACACCCTGACCTTCGTGTCCTGCGTGGGATCGCGCGACGAAAAACACCACACCTACTGTTCGCGGGTGTGCTGCATGTACATGATCAAGCAGGCCCGGCTCATCAAGGAGAAATATCCGGACCTAAACATCTACATGCACTTCATCGACGTGCGTTCTCCGGGCAAGGACTACGACGAATACTACACCGGCGCGCGCCGCATGGGCATCAACATCCTGCGCGGCAAGGTGGGCGGCCTGGAAGTGCTTCCCGGCGACAACCTGCGGGTTCTGGCCTACGACCTGGATGCCGGTTCCCCCGTGGAATACGAGTCCGACCTGGTGATCCTGGCCACGGCCATGGAGCTGCCGCCCGCCACCAAGAAGCTGGCCCAGACCCTGGGGCTGCAGTTCTGCGGCTCAGGCTTCTTCAAGGAACTGCATCCCAAGCTGGGGCCTGTCGAGACCGCCACCGAGGGCATCTTCCTGGCCGGGTGCTGCCAGGGCCCCAAAGACATCCCGGACACCGTGTCCCAGGCCAAGGGCGCGGCCGCAGCCGCAGCCGTGCCGCTGTGCCAGGGCCGGGTGAAAATCGAGCCCACCATCTCCGAGGTGCAGACCGAAAAGTGCAGCGGCTGCGGCATCTGCGTGCCCCTGTGTCCCTACAATGCCATCAGCCTCAAGCTTCACGCCGAAAAGCCCCGGGCGACCATCGACATCACCCAGTGCAAGGGCTGCGGCGTGTGCACGGCGGCCTGTCCCTCGGCGGCCATCGTGCTGCACGGCTACGAGGAAGGCCAGATATTTGCCCAAATCGCGGCCCTGACCGCCTAAGGAGGGAGTTTCATGCCCGCAATCATTCTCGACAGCGAAAAGATAAAGGATTCCGTCAGGCGGATCATGGATCTCGGCGGCACGGGCGTCCTCAAATGCGTCCAGTGCGGGGCGTGTTCCGCCGTGTGTCCCGGGGTCAAGGCCGGATTTCCGGTCCTGTGCCGCATGCTCATCAAAAAGCTCCTGGAAGGACAGTTCGAGGAGCTGGTGGAGGAGACCTCCACCTGGGGCTGCCAGGCCTGCAACCGGTGTACCGAGGTCTGTCCCCAGGGCGTGCGGCCCCAGGAAGTGGTCTTTGCCTATCGCCGCTATCAGGCCAGCGAGCTGGCCTTTTCCTCCTCCGCCACCACCAGCCAGATGAACCTCTACGGCACGGGCCACGCCGTGTTCACCGAGGCCGGGCCACTGCGCGAAAAGGTGGGCCTGCCCGCCAAGGCACCCACCTCGGCCTATGACGAGAAGGCCCAGAAGGAAATCCAGACCCTGCTCGACGACAGCCCCATGGGCGAACTGGGCCTGTTCTAGCCAACGCGACACTGCCAGAAGGAGATGTGGCAATGGAAAAATACGGACTCTATCTGGGATGCAACATCCCGTTCAAAGCGCCGGACATCGAACAGTCCTTCCGCAAGGTCTTTCCGGCGCTGGGCATCGAGGTCACGGACCTCCCCGGCGCGGGCTGCTGTCCGGCCTGGGGCACGGCCCCGTCCTTCGACCTGACCACCTGGTGCACGGTCTCCGGCCGCAACATCACCATCGCCGAGGATCTCGGCGTGCCGATCATGACCGGCTGCAACAGTTGCTTCGGCGTCCTCAGCGAGGCCAAGCACTTCATCGAGGCCGACGCCTCCCGCAAAAAGATCGTCAACGAAAAGCTTGGGGCCATCAATCGCGAGTTTAGGGGCACAAGCGACATCTACCACATCTCCCATGTCCTGCATGACACGGTGGGAGTGGAGAAAATCAAGGAAAGCCTGAAGTACAGCCTGGACGGCATGACGATTGCGGTGCAGCCCGGCTGCCACATCCTGTGGCCGTCGGACGTCTACCATGTGAAGGAAAAAAACTCGTTTTTCCCCACCCAGCTTAAAGAGTTGGTCGAGGCGCTGGGTGCCTCCGCGCCGCACTATTCGCGCCTGGAGGCCTGCTGCGGCATGGGCGGCATGCGCTCCACGGACGTTGAAAAATCCCTGGAACTGTTCAAGACCAAGATTTTGTCCATCAAGGAAGAGCTCGATCCAGACTGCATCGCCACCACCTGCTCCTCCTGCTTTCTGCAGTTCGACATGTCGCAGAAGACCCTCAAGGAGCGCGGCGAAATCGATTTTGAAATACCGGTCTTCTACTACACCCAGCTGCTGGCCCTGGCCATGGGATTCGACCCGGCCAACGTCGCGGCCATAAGCGTCACCCCCCGCGACGCCGTCATCGCCGAGATCCAGAGCGAAACCCGCAAGGTCAAGGAGGAGGAACACTCATGACCTATCCGCCCAACATCATCGGATTCGCCTGCCCATGAGGCCCTCCGCCGTTCAGGCCGCCTCGCATTCGCCGAAAAAACGGGGGACCGGCCGCAACCGATCCCCCGCGAAGCACGAGCTGAAACCATCCGACCGTCACCGGTCAGAGTCATCCCATACTACCAAGAACGACGGGGCGGACGGCCGTCGCCACCGCCGCCGCCGGGACGGCGCGGAGCGCGCTCCTGGGCCTCGTTGACCCGCAGGTTGCGGCCCTGGAAGGGCTTGCCGTCAAGGGCCTCGACGGCCGAAGAGGCGCCCTGGTCATCCATCTCAACAAAGCCGAAGCCACGGGCGCGGCCGGTCTCGCGGTCGCTGATGAGGCTGACGGAGATAACTTCGCCGTAAGGGGAGAAATGGTCGCGAACATCGTCTTCAGAGCAGGTAAAAGGCAGATTTCCGACATACAGCTTCTTGGACATGGGTGTGACTCCTTCGGTTTTCGCATGCTTCTCATGGGATTTGGAGCCAGGATCGTACCATGGTCCAAGATTCGACAAGAATCATGTCATTGGGTTACTTGCGGGTTCTGGGGACATGCCCTCCCGCGGGCCTAAAAGGGAACGTCGTCCATACCGGAGGCCTCGGACGGGAAGGCCGGGCCGAGATCGTCGTCCCGACGGGGCGCGGGGCGCGTGGCCTGTCGGCCACCCTCCCCTTGCCGCTCCTGACGCGGCTGGCCGCCGTACTCGCCCGGAGGCGCGTCGGCGGTTTGGGCGCGGTCCAACCCCTGTACCGTGTGACCGGGGCTCGTAACCACGACCTCGGTCGTGTAGCGGTCCTGTCCGTCCTGGCCCTGCCATTTCCGGGTGCGTAGCGCCCCTTCGATGTACACCAACCGACCCTTGGACAGATAGTTGCCGCAAAATTCCGCAGAGCGGCCGTATACGGCCACTCGATGCCATTCAGTCTTTTCCACCTTGTTCCCATCGCGATCACGATAGGATTCATCCGTGGCCAGATTGAAGTTGGCCACGGGGCTGCCCGAGGGGAGGTAGGTCAGTTTTGGGTCCTGGCCGAGGCGGCCAATAAGAATCACTTTATTCAGACTTCCGGCCATGCCGATTCCTCCGGGCAACAAATAGGATGTAATTTAAACAAGAATAGAAACGAGGTCAACCCAGTCCCCGCTCCAGTTCCGATAAAGCGTCCTCTATGGCATAGCTGAGGGAATCGGCTGCCTGCGGATTCCTGGAGGCCAGGGCCTCGTCCAGTTTCCGGGCCGACTCGGCCACGGCGCGGATGCCCGGCCTGGGATCGAAGCCGCCCGAGACCGCGATATCGTCCAGGCGTACCCGGTCTTCAAGCGTCGCCACCAGTTCCAGGACGCCCGGGCCCTCCGGGGAAGGCGTCGCCTCCAGGGGATAGGCCAGCCGCACGAGTTGCGGCCAGGCCTTTTTGACCTTTGCGGGGTCGGCGGTTACGGCCGATACGCGAATTTGCAAAAATGCGCCCACGCGACCTCCTTCACGGTCAATTGCGTTCTTCCCAATCGCTGTGCACCCGGTTGACCACGTCCTGGATGAGCCCCGTCTGGCTTCCGGGACACACCCCGATAAGCGGTTGACCGGCCTCCACGTTGTCGTCGTGCTGGAAATAAATGGCGTAGATGATGCCCTCGGGGCCGTCGTAGGCCAGGGGCTTCTCGCGCTTCATACGCGAGACGATGAAAAGCTCCATGCCCGGCTTGACCGTGACCGCCCGGCATCCGCCGGACTTGACCTTGATGTCCACGCTGGGGATGAAATAGTACTTGGCCCGCTCCGGCGCGCAAAACAGGTGCAACACACGCTTTAAGATCGCGGCCACCACCTCGTCCTTGGTCAGGTAATGGCGCAGGACCATAAGCGGCGTCCCGGCCTCCACGAAAGCGCCGCTGAGCTCCAGGTGGATGGTCGCCACCTCGCCGCTGACCAGGGCGTGCAGGGGTTTGACGTTGCGCTCCCGGGTGATGCTGGCCAAAAGCGTGCCCGGTTTTTCCAGGTAGGTTCCCGAGGGGGCCGTCACCTTGCCCCCGGGCGCCTTGACCTCGAAGGTCACGATCCCGGTGTGCGGGGCCTTGATCTCGATCTCCTCGTAGGGAGCGGCCTTTATCTCTTCCAGGACGGACTTGACGTCGATCATCTTCGCCCTCCTTCCCGGGCGCTAGTCCGGCACATGCCCGGACACCCACGGCTCGCGCCTCCGCCCGCCGCGCAGGCGGCGGCCGAAGGCCTGTTACCGGTAATAAAGATTGCGCCCGCCGATGGTCATAAGCGCGTTCTTGAGGTTCTTTCGGACCTCGCGGCGATCCCAGATGCCCTGGACGTGTCCCCGGGTCAGGGCCTGGTAGGCGTTGTGATAGTTGGGGGGGATGTCGATGCCGGTGGTTTCCTTGATGACGCCGGGGCCTGCAAACCCGATGTTGGAGGAGCGCACGGCGAACTGGTAGGGCGAACAGCCCAGGAAGCTGGCCACCGGCCCGGCGTAGGAATTGGTGTCGTAGAGCACGATGTACAGCCCCCCGGCCTCAATGTAGCGCCGCACGGCCATGGTCACCCGGGGCATCTGGATGAGCCCGTTTAGGCTCTCCTGAATGCGGATGCCGGCCGTGCCGTGGACGTAGGCCAGGAAGGGATAGTGCCTTTTGCGGGCCCGGGCCAGGGCCCGAATGAATTTCTCGCCCTCGGCCGCGCCCACGGTGCCGCCGCGAAACGGGGCGATGAGCACCGCCACCACCATTTTTTTGCCGTCGATCCGGGCCTCGTAGGTCAGGCAGGAGCTTTTCTTGCCGGTCTTTTTCTTGGCCGCCTCAAGCTTCTCCGGAAACCCCGGGTAGTCCAGGGGATTTCCGGCCTCGATCTCGGCATTGAATTCGTGCAGGGAGTCGACGTCGAAGACATTATGGAGATACCATTGGTATTCCATGGGAAAATGGTGTCCGCAATGGCTGCACACCCCGGCGAAGTCGCCGAAAAGATCCGGGGCCCACAGGTCCGGGCAGCCGCTTTGCTTCATGTTGGGGCAGGTCACGGCCCGATCCTCGCGGGCCCGGGGGCTGATGTAGCTCCACCCCCAGTCCTCCAGGCAGGCCCCGAGCTCCGGCTGGGAGAGTTCCGTGAGCATGCGGCTTTTCTCCGCATCGCACACGGGCGCCCCCGACCGGCGGGTCATTTTCCGAATGGGGCCGGACATCTTGTCCACCACCACCCGGAGTTCCCCCTCGACCTCGCCCAGGGCCTTGGACAGGCGTTTCTCCTGCTTGCCTAAAAAATCGTAACGCAAGAAGGAATAGCCTGACCACACCGCGCCTTGCACCTTGGCGTACAGGCGCGAGGCCGGGGTCCGGCTGTCCACGAAGGCGTTCTCGGCCATGCACCGGTATTTGCGGTACCGACGCCACAAAAGCCGCTCGGCGGCGGCCTCGTCCACGGACCAGCGCACGTACATGCTCTCGGCGTCGGCCGGGGACACGTCCTTGTGGCGGCCCAGGACCATGGCCCGGAACAGCTTCATCCCGGCGATGCTCAAAAAGACCTGGTCCGTGGCCCGGATGATCTCCTGGCGCAGGTTCTTGAAGAAATCGTAGTGGTAGGGCCGGGCCCCCAGGTGGGGCTCCTGGATGATCCGATCCACATACCCCATGGACAGGTTGTCTTTGGCGGTCATCTTCAGCCGCGACGCGCAGGCCCCGATGAGTTCCGGCGGCACGCGCTGTCCCTGGCGGGTGCCGGCCTCGATGGCCGCCGCGCCCTCGGGGGAGATGACCGAATAGTAGCCGTGGGAAAACATGAGCCGGGCGTCGGACAGGCCGATGGCCTCGGCCCCGCCGGAACCGCCTTCGGAAATGACGCTGACCACCGGCACCTTGAGCCCGGCCATCTCATAGAGATTGCGGGCGATCTGCTGGGCCGCGCCGGGATAGTCCTCCACGGGGAAGGCCCCGGGCGTGGACACGAAGGTGTGGATGGGGATTTTCTCGGTCTCGGCGACCTTCATGTACTGCAAGGCCTTGGCGTTGCCCCAGGGCTTGACCGAGCCGCCGTTGCGAAACTCCTGCCCGTGCCCCTTTTCCTGGCCGATGACCATGACCGGCTGGTGGTGGACCTTGTCCCCCCGGCGGCGGGTGATGTAGGCCCGGGCGATGAGCATGCTGGGGTCGATGCTGTATTCGTCCTGGCCGCCGATCTCGGTGTAGTTGTCGTAGACGTTTTCCAGGATGTCCTTGAGGCTGACGCGCTGGGGGTGGCGCACGATGCGCACCACGTCCATGGCGGAAAGCTCGGCGTCGAGCTTTTTCTCCAGGAAGACGAACAGATCTTCAAGCTGCTGCAAAAGCCTGGCCGCCTCCTGGGGGGAGGCCAATCTTTCGCGTTCCCCAAATTCCCGAAGCTTCGATTCCAAGAGGGTGATGTTGGCGTTTTCCCTGGAACCGAAAATATCCCGTATGTATCCCAGCCGCTCGGACAACTCGGCGATGCGTTTCTCCGTATCCATATGTCCCGTCTTCGTACCTGCGCGCTGTTGCAGCCGGGGGTGTTCCCGGCCTGCCGCCGCCGTCGATGGTGTCTTTTTTAAAAATGAAGAAGTGCGGCGGTTTTGTCCCGTAAAAAAGAGACGTTGGACCGCAGGGGCGCTCCCGCCTGGTCCTCGCCCGTAAGAATTATGTCGTCCAAAAAGGACACCCCACGGGCCTTGGCGTCGGCCAGATCGCGGCCCCAGACGATGGCCAGGGCCAGATTGGGATCATATTCCGTGGGGATCATATAGGACGCATCCCCCGGGATATGCGAGTGAAATTTCAGCCATGGCTGCGCCTTGGGCGTGAACCGGTCGATGCGCCCCACCCAGGGCGTGAAACGGTTGGCCGGATCCTCGGCGATGATCCGGTATTCGATGCCCACACCCTCAAACGTGATGTCCTTTTGATCATAGCCAAGGCTGTCGCCCAAGGCCAGCCGAATCTGCTCGGCGATGATATCCACCCCGTCCCGGCCGCGAATCCGGGCGATGGCCGCAGAAACCCCGTTTTCCACCTGGATGCGGGTGTTGACCTCCATGAGGAAGGGCTGCCCCGTGGGGGAGACGATCCACTCCCAGGTGCCCACGTTGTCGTAGCCGACCTCCCGGGCCATGGCCAGGGAGAAGGACACGATGTCGTCCATCACCTTTTTGGCGTTGAAGGCGTAATGGATCTCCTCGGGCCGAAATCCCGGGGCCACCTCAATGCGTTTCTGGCGACCCGTGGACTGCACCGAGCAGTTGCGGGTGCCGAAATGCATGATGCCCTTGCCCGTGCGGTCGGCCACGATCTGGACTTCCAGGTGGTTGAAGTCGAAGATGCGCTGCTCGATCAAGACGCCCTCGTCGTGGAACTGGCGCTTGGCGTAGTTGCGCACCCGGCGATAGACCGTCTTGAACTGGTCGATGTCGTGGATTTCCTCGATGCCCATGCCGCCGCCCCCGGCCGAGGCCTTGACCAGGACCACGGAATTCTCCACGCCCTGTTCGGCCTGGAAGGCGAACAGCGTCTCGGCGATCTCCTCGGCCTCCAGTTCGTCATAGACCGGCCGGTCCGAGCCGGGCACGGTGGGGATGGACAGGCTGCGGGCCAGGCGTTTGGTGTTGATTTTGTCGCCCAGGGACCGGATGATGCGCCAGGACGGGCCGACAAAGA
Above is a genomic segment from Desulfolutivibrio sulfodismutans DSM 3696 containing:
- a CDS encoding carboxyl transferase domain-containing protein gives rise to the protein MDTEKRIAELSERLGYIRDIFGSRENANITLLESKLREFGERERLASPQEAARLLQQLEDLFVFLEKKLDAELSAMDVVRIVRHPQRVSLKDILENVYDNYTEIGGQDEYSIDPSMLIARAYITRRRGDKVHHQPVMVIGQEKGHGQEFRNGGSVKPWGNAKALQYMKVAETEKIPIHTFVSTPGAFPVEDYPGAAQQIARNLYEMAGLKVPVVSVISEGGSGGAEAIGLSDARLMFSHGYYSVISPEGAAAIEAGTRQGQRVPPELIGACASRLKMTAKDNLSMGYVDRIIQEPHLGARPYHYDFFKNLRQEIIRATDQVFLSIAGMKLFRAMVLGRHKDVSPADAESMYVRWSVDEAAAERLLWRRYRKYRCMAENAFVDSRTPASRLYAKVQGAVWSGYSFLRYDFLGKQEKRLSKALGEVEGELRVVVDKMSGPIRKMTRRSGAPVCDAEKSRMLTELSQPELGACLEDWGWSYISPRAREDRAVTCPNMKQSGCPDLWAPDLFGDFAGVCSHCGHHFPMEYQWYLHNVFDVDSLHEFNAEIEAGNPLDYPGFPEKLEAAKKKTGKKSSCLTYEARIDGKKMVVAVLIAPFRGGTVGAAEGEKFIRALARARKRHYPFLAYVHGTAGIRIQESLNGLIQMPRVTMAVRRYIEAGGLYIVLYDTNSYAGPVASFLGCSPYQFAVRSSNIGFAGPGVIKETTGIDIPPNYHNAYQALTRGHVQGIWDRREVRKNLKNALMTIGGRNLYYR
- a CDS encoding ATP-binding protein, translating into MIDTKHKVLVANRGEIAMRIVQACRRLGLDFVCIYTKEDAASGHAALARQLGGDSRLFRVSSYHDANEVLAVADHAKATAIHPGYGFFAEDFRFARRVTERTHPLVFVGPSWRIIRSLGDKINTKRLARSLSIPTVPGSDRPVYDELEAEEIAETLFAFQAEQGVENSVVLVKASAGGGGMGIEEIHDIDQFKTVYRRVRNYAKRQFHDEGVLIEQRIFDFNHLEVQIVADRTGKGIMHFGTRNCSVQSTGRQKRIEVAPGFRPEEIHYAFNAKKVMDDIVSFSLAMAREVGYDNVGTWEWIVSPTGQPFLMEVNTRIQVENGVSAAIARIRGRDGVDIIAEQIRLALGDSLGYDQKDITFEGVGIEYRIIAEDPANRFTPWVGRIDRFTPKAQPWLKFHSHIPGDASYMIPTEYDPNLALAIVWGRDLADAKARGVSFLDDIILTGEDQAGAPLRSNVSFLRDKTAALLHF